One region of Oxyura jamaicensis isolate SHBP4307 breed ruddy duck chromosome 6 unlocalized genomic scaffold, BPBGC_Ojam_1.0 oxy6_random_OJ55, whole genome shotgun sequence genomic DNA includes:
- the LOC118157466 gene encoding cytochrome c oxidase assembly protein COX15 homolog gives MLRVLRGAGTRLLGPGWGGDGARARLLGLQQRLPPPPPAPVPAAVGRWLLACSGAVAGAVVLGGVTRLTESGLSMVDWHLVKEMKPPRTQQEWEAEFRKYQQFPEFRILNHDMTLTEFKFIWYMEYSHRMWGRVVGLAYILPAAYFWRKGWLSRPMKGCVLALCGLVCFQGLLGWYMVKSGLEEKPDSYDIPRVSQYRLAAHLGSALVLYSASLWTGLSLLLPRHQLPETRQLMRLRHFAHGTTALVFLTALSGAFVAGLDAGLVYNSFPKMGERWIPDDLLAFSPTLRNIFENPTTVQFDHRILGIATVTAITALYLFSRKIPLPRRTRTAVASLLAVACMQVGLGISTLLLYVPTPLAATHQSGSLALLSVALWLMAELRRLPK, from the exons ATGCTGCGGGTGCTGCGCGGCGCCGGGACGCGGCTGCTGGGCCCGGGGTGGGGCGGGGACGGGGCCCGGGCCCGGCTCCTCGGCCTCCAGCAGcggctgccgccgccgccgcccgccccggtCCCGGCCGCCGTGGGGCGGTGGCTGCTCGCCTGTAGCGGTGCCGTGGCCGGGGCTGTGGTGCTGGGCGGCGTCACCAG GCTGACAGAGTCCGGCCTTTCCATGGTCGACTGGCACCTGGTGAAGGAGATGAAACCCCCGCGGACGCAGCAGGAGTGGGAAGCAGAGTTCCGGAAGTACCAGCAGTTCCCCGAGTTCAGAAT CCTGAATCATGACATGACGCTGACAGAGTTCAAGTTCATTTGGTACATGGAGTACTCGCATCGCATGTGGGGCCGCGTCGTGGGCTTGGCCTACATCCTGCCGGCTGCCTACTTCTGGAGGAAGGGCTGGCTCAGCCGCCCCATGAAGGGCTGCGTTCTTGCCCTCTGCGGGCTCGTGTGCTTCCAG gggctgctggggtggTACATGGTCAAGAGCGGACTGGAAGAAAAGCCAGATTCCTACGACATCCCTCGGGTCAGCCAGTACCGCCTCGCAGCACATCTCGGCTCCGCGCTGGTTCTGTACTCTGCTAGTCTGTGGACGGggctctctctgctgctgccgcGACACCAG TTACCTGAGACCCGTCAGCTCATGCGCCTGAGGCACTTTGCTCATGGCACCACAGCTCTCGTCTTTCTTACGGCTCTTTCAG GTGCCTTTGTGGCAGGGCTGGACGCCGGCCTTGTGTACAATTCCTTCCCCAAAATGGGGGAACGCTGGATCCCAGACGACCTTCTCGCCTTCTCCCCCACGCTGAGAAATATCTTTGAGAATCCTACAACCGTACAGTTTGATCACAGGATCTTG GGAATTGCCACAGTCACAGCCATCACGGCGCTGTACCTCTTCTCGCGGAAGATCCCACTCCCTCGCAGGACCAGGACGGCAGTGGCTTCCTTACTGGCTGTGGCTTGCATGCag GTCGGCCTGGGCATCAGCACCCTGCTGCTCTACGTCCCCACGCCGCTGGCCGCCACGCACCAGTCGGGCTCCCTGGCGCTGCTCAGCGTGGCCCTGTGGCTCATGGCCGAG
- the CUTC gene encoding copper homeostasis protein cutC homolog isoform X1 has protein sequence MTIPRHVTQSQQRPPRAASAGMEDGFLMEVCVDSVESAVNAERGGAGRIELCAGLVEGGTTPSMGLLQVVKQCVRVPVFVMIRPRGGDFLYSDREVEVMKADIRLAKLHGADGLVFGALTEDGRIDTELCTALLAVCRPLPVTFHRAFDMVHDPQVALETLISLGFERVLTSGCDSSALEGLSLIKKLAEQAKGRIVVVPGGGITERNLQRILEGSTVSEFHCSARSARDSGMKFRNPNVAMGASFSAPEYSIKVADVAKVRTLNAIAKNIL, from the exons ATGACGATCCCGCGGCACGTGACCCAGAGCCAGCAGCGACCCCCGCGCGCCGCCAGCGCAG GCATGGAGGATGGCTTCCTCATGGAGGTGTGCGTGGACTCGGTGGAGTCGGCCGTCAACGCGGAGCGCGGAG GTGCCGGCCGGATCGAGCTGTGCGCGGGCCTCGTCGAGGGAGGAACCACGCCGAGCATGG GCCTCTTGCAGGTGGTGAAGCAGTGCGTGCGGGTCCCGGTGTTCGTCATGAtccggccccgcggcggggaTTTTCTCTACTCGGACCGGGAGGTGGAGGTGATGAAGGCTGACATCCGCCTGGCTAAGCTGCACGGGGCTGACGGGCTGGTGTTCGGGGCTCTCACTGAGGATGGGCGCATCGATACGGAGCTCTGCACGGCGTTGCTGG CTGTTTGTCGTCCCCTGCCTGTCACATTTCATCGAG CCTTCGACATGGTGCATGACCCTCAGGTGGCACTGGAGACCCTGATTTCTCTGGGGTTCGAGCGTGTGCTGACCAGCGGCTGTGACAGCTCAGCGCTGGAAGGATTGTCTTTGATTAAGAAACTTGCAGAGCAG GCAAAGGGCAGAATTGTGGTGGTGccag GGGGTGGCATCACAGAGCGCAACCTGCAGAGGATTCTGGAAGGCTCTACTGTTTCTGAGTTTCACTGCTCTGCTCGCTCAGCCCGGGACTCGGGGATGAAGTTCAG AAATCCAAATGTTGCCATGGGAGCATCCTTCTCTGCCCCTGAATACTCCATAAAGGTGGCAGATGTGGCCAAAGTGAGGACCCTGAACGCAATTGCAAAGAACATCCTGTAG
- the CUTC gene encoding copper homeostasis protein cutC homolog isoform X2 has product MTIPRHVTQSQQRPPRAASAGMEDGFLMEVCVDSVESAVNAERGGLLQVVKQCVRVPVFVMIRPRGGDFLYSDREVEVMKADIRLAKLHGADGLVFGALTEDGRIDTELCTALLAVCRPLPVTFHRAFDMVHDPQVALETLISLGFERVLTSGCDSSALEGLSLIKKLAEQAKGRIVVVPGGGITERNLQRILEGSTVSEFHCSARSARDSGMKFRNPNVAMGASFSAPEYSIKVADVAKVRTLNAIAKNIL; this is encoded by the exons ATGACGATCCCGCGGCACGTGACCCAGAGCCAGCAGCGACCCCCGCGCGCCGCCAGCGCAG GCATGGAGGATGGCTTCCTCATGGAGGTGTGCGTGGACTCGGTGGAGTCGGCCGTCAACGCGGAGCGCGGAG GCCTCTTGCAGGTGGTGAAGCAGTGCGTGCGGGTCCCGGTGTTCGTCATGAtccggccccgcggcggggaTTTTCTCTACTCGGACCGGGAGGTGGAGGTGATGAAGGCTGACATCCGCCTGGCTAAGCTGCACGGGGCTGACGGGCTGGTGTTCGGGGCTCTCACTGAGGATGGGCGCATCGATACGGAGCTCTGCACGGCGTTGCTGG CTGTTTGTCGTCCCCTGCCTGTCACATTTCATCGAG CCTTCGACATGGTGCATGACCCTCAGGTGGCACTGGAGACCCTGATTTCTCTGGGGTTCGAGCGTGTGCTGACCAGCGGCTGTGACAGCTCAGCGCTGGAAGGATTGTCTTTGATTAAGAAACTTGCAGAGCAG GCAAAGGGCAGAATTGTGGTGGTGccag GGGGTGGCATCACAGAGCGCAACCTGCAGAGGATTCTGGAAGGCTCTACTGTTTCTGAGTTTCACTGCTCTGCTCGCTCAGCCCGGGACTCGGGGATGAAGTTCAG AAATCCAAATGTTGCCATGGGAGCATCCTTCTCTGCCCCTGAATACTCCATAAAGGTGGCAGATGTGGCCAAAGTGAGGACCCTGAACGCAATTGCAAAGAACATCCTGTAG